The Calliphora vicina chromosome 3, idCalVici1.1, whole genome shotgun sequence genome contains a region encoding:
- the dyl gene encoding cuticlin-4 encodes MGRQHRRSNWLALFCLVLTLKNAYCDGPHVDSASLPLEHRSVYGAPAPSPGYGAPQTALAAGPSNDISDEAWPLASTNDSPQIKHLQVQCEKTHMRVNIEFDRPFYGMIFSKGFYSDPHCVHLKPGTGHLSATFEIFLNSCGMTSSANHNAAGYGAPTPSGSYVENTIIIQYDPYVQEVWDQARKLRCTWYDFYEKAVTFRPFQVDMLHAVTANFLGDNLQCWMQIQVGKGPWASEVSGIVKIGQTMTMVLAIKDDENKFDMLVRNCVAHDGKRAPIQLVDQNGCVVRPKIMSKFQKIKNFGPSASVVSFAYFQAFKFPDSMNVHFQCVIQVCRYNCPEPKCGPSLGGADYGVPQIGGNALSSEYGPPEAYERGDFGLGGIPPAAYPDPRHPTADVTGAYSENQPDVVPSPQAQTAGAESGPSSSQSPAQNINELHMPPPPLPGQSGQYNTVKRKDDIEGGNLVSLGGRPRSVEGLDDLRGVRRRRDTIDIVVKPRIYKRDTQEMTDVNTSRIIQVVAPGDVNFALNSNANNETVVIQSARNADPETICMSVPSFVGGLVMLLLVLAVASLVAAFLFVRVRHFDRKGAPMGYHN; translated from the coding sequence AATGCCTACTGCGATGGACCACATGTGGATTCAGCTTCTCTGCCTTTGGAACACAGATCCGTTTATGGAGCACCTGCACCCTCACCAGGATATGGTGCACCACAAACAGCATTAGCAGCAGGACCTAGCAATGACATCTCAGACGAAGCCTGGCCGTTGGCGTCAACAAACGACAGTCCCCAGATTAAACACTTGCAAGTGCAGTGTGAAAAAACTCATATGCGTGTGAATATTGAATTCGATCGTCCCTTCTACGGTATGATATTCTCGAAGGGCTTCTACAGTGATCCCCACTGTGTGCATTTGAAACCCGGCACTGGTCACTTGAGTGCCACTTTTGAGATATTCCTTAACAGTTGTGGCATGACCAGTTCGGCGAATCATAATGCTGCTGGTTATGGTGCACCCACACCATCGGGTAGTTATGTGGAGAATACCATCATTATTCAGTATGATCCCTATGTGCAAGAAGTCTGGGATCAGGCCCGTAAATTGCGTTGTACTTGGTATGATTTCTATGAAAAGGCTGTGACTTTCCGTCCATTCCAAGTCGATATGTTGCATGCGGTAACGGCCAATTTCTTGGGTGATAATCTGCAATGCTGGATGCAAATTCAAGTGGGTAAAGGTCCCTGGGCCTCTGAGGTCTCTGGTATTGTGAAGATTGGTCAAACTATGACCATGGTCTTGGCCATTAAGGATGACGAGAACAAATTCGATATGTTGGTGCGCAACTGTGTGGCACATGATGGCAAACGTGCGCCCATACAATTGGTGGATCAAAATGGTTGCGTGGTGAGACCAAAGATTATGAGTAAATTCCAAAAGATTAAAAACTTTGGACCTTCTGCTTCCGTGGTGAGCTTTGCCTACTTCCAGGCCTTTAAGTTCCCCGATTCCATGAATGTTCACTTCCAATGTGTTATCCAAGTATGTCGCTACAATTGTCCCGAACCTAAGTGCGGTCCCAGTCTGGGCGGTGCTGACTATGGTGTACCACAAATCGGTGGCAATGCCTTATCATCGGAATATGGTCCACCAGAAGCTTATGAACGCGGAGATTTCGGTTTAGGTGGCATACCACCAGCAGCATATCCCGATCCCAGACATCCAACGGCCGATGTTACTGGAGCTTACTCCGAAAACCAACCTGATGTTGTTCCCTCGCCACAAGCTCAAACTGCTGGCGCCGAATCTGGACCATCTAGCTCCCAGTCTCCCGCCCAAAATATCAATGAATTGCATATGCCACCTCCCCCACTACCCGGTCAATCTGGCCAATACAACACAGTTAAGCGTAAAGATGATATAGAAGGTGGAAATTTAGTTAGCCTCGGTGGACGTCCTCGTTCCGTAGAGGGTCTAGACGATTTGCGTGGCGTGCGCAGACGTCGTGATACCATCGATATTGTTGTTAAACCCCGTATCTATAAGCGTGATACCCAAGAAATGACCGATGTCAATACGAGTCGCATTATTCAAGTCGTTGCTCCCGGTGACGTTAACTTTGCTCTAAACAGCAATGCCAACAATGAAACAGTGGTCATACAGTCAGCCCGCAATGCTGATCCAGAAACGATTTGTATGTCTGTGCCCAGTTTCGTGGGTGGACTTGTTatgctcttacttgttttggcTGTTGCCTCCCTAGTCGCCGCCTTCTTGTTTGTACGCGTACGGCATTTCGATCGTAAAGGAGCTCCCATGGGTTATCATAACTAA
- the Fdx2 gene encoding adrenodoxin-like protein 2, mitochondrial, with protein MAFKTTFKCTNLLIRRSVRTVLSKPEGWQQLHKQSVRNFTVGLTLKQDINVTFVRANGEKIKSKGKVGDSLLDVIVNNNIDLDGFGACEGTLTCSTCHLIFKPEDYNKLPEKPSDEELDMLDLAYDLTDTSRLGCQIILSKDLEGLEVHVPATINDARSA; from the exons atggctTTTAAAACGActtttaaatgtacaaatttgctTATAAGACGATCAGTAAGAACGGTCTTGAGCAAACCGGAAGGATGGCAACAACTACATAAACAAAGTGTGCGCAATTTTACAGTGGGTCTGACCCTGAAACAAGA TATCAATGTAACATTTGTCAGAGCCAATGGTGAAAAGATTAAAAGTAAGGGCAAAGTGGGAGATTCATTGTTGGATGTTATTGTCAACAACAACATTGATTTAGATGGTTTCGGTGCTTGCGAAGGAACACTGACGTGTTCTACTTGTCATTTAATATTCAAACCAGAAGATTACAATAAACTACCCGAAAAGCCCAGTGATGAAGAGTTGGATATGTTGGATTTAGCGTACGATTTGACAGACACGTCTCGTTTAGGTTGTCAAATTATATTAAGCAAAGACTTGGAAGGTCTGGAGGTACATGTTCCTGCTACGATCAATGATGCACGTAGTGCGTAA
- the LOC135954581 gene encoding uncharacterized protein LOC135954581 has protein sequence MERIWNDFNLKKPPFVTLPSKHGHFVIKLHATIDNYYNKHAKYHEEFSETAALLSRLMARRKNSFSKMKGFKDVCKLNAALCRLLRVDFKRDLDSFRNTLPDVDYEEGTCIQMPTRDSFDFLLIRLVAICELHRRIVECCVSAAEYFTCQIRLYYFFEINTLLLAVLAKIHSLSIKLLNLAVDLYNNTLLYRLNLPVNLKSTFLKDVQFKFPDKLDEMKLVPLEKHEILADKEQPLKDLIQQEEKLAIVKAQKLKKADVGKQVQRSDKPAQKSINIEQLNSVEEIKRFIAMESKSRSTNLNSSRTTKILSHEWAGATKLFERKVQSGEAKKAVNIFRKFLSLKIV, from the exons ATGGAAAGAATTTGGAATGATTTCAATCTTAAAAAACCACCATTTGTAACACTGCCCTCAAAACATGGTCACTTTG TAATAAAACTACATGCAACAATCGACAACTATTATAACAAACATGCTAAATATCATGAGGAATTCAGTGAGACAGCTGCTTTGCTATCCAGACTAATGGCCAGGCGTAAAAACTCCTTTAGCAAAATGAAAGGCTTTAAAGATGTGTGTAAACTAAACGCAGCCTTGTGTCGTTTATTACGTGTAGATTTTAAAAGAGATTTGGACAGTTTTAGAAATACTTTGCCGGATGTGGACTATGAGGAAGGCACATGCATACAAATGCCCACCAGAGACAGTTTTGACTTCCTACTTATACGCCTAGTAGCCATTTGCGAGTTGCATCGACGTATAGTCGAGTGTTGTGTATCAGCAGCTGAATATTTTACCTGCCAAATACGTTTGTATTACTTCTTTGAAATAAACACTTTGCTGTTGGCTGTGCTAGCAAAAATTCATAGTTTAagtataaaattgttaaatcttgcggttgatttgtataataataCACTGCTGTATCGTCTGAATTTGCCCGTCAATttgaaatcaacatttttaaaagatgtACAATTTAAGTTTCCGGATAAGTTGGATGAAATGAAATTAGTTCCTTTAGAAAAGCATGAAATTCTTGCTGATAAAGAGCAGCCTCTTAAGGATTTAATACAACAAGAGGAAAAGCTAGCAATTGTTAAAGCTCAAAAGCTTAAGAAGGCAGATGTGGGTAAACAGGTCCAACGTTCAGATAAGCCGGCACAAAAATCTATTAATATCGAACAATTAAATTCAGTTGAAGAAATAAAACGATTTATAGCTATGGAAAGCAAATCGAGAAgtacaaatttaaatagttcCAGAACAACAAAAATTCTTAGCCACGAATGGGCTGGAGCCACAAAGTTATTTGAGAGAAAAGTACAAAGCGGCGAAGCAAAGAAAGCTGTGAATATATTTCGTaagtttttaagtttaaaaattgtgtaa
- the nbs gene encoding nibrin has translation MWFITHTISGDSVCLLPTKLKYSVGRMGADVELQDEICVSRAHAAFHLVKSEEQYKLELEDLGSKYGTFLNQDIETNTALVKGRKIGLKNDDIIRFGRLQNIWKVQFMTIKTAISSLSREDTLLLQKYVTALGGKILDEWSSDCTHLTMTDKLITMKLLHALVGQKLVVTPTYWKDLLSAANSVRTHLPKPESYKPDFDDDDINLNCNAKRRLLFKGYTFVFLNRKHFETYSPIIRSAGGICKDLNSGVQKAFLIKDKVVVVEYTPSTQTQSSQTISTIADFLESNSKRIIPEYEIGFAILRCSMKIFCNPCYKMPNTTPALFPSEMSNDSNRIDLTEEQSTPSLNTESMDLVISETNENMVTSTPFINAGNTNPSPNKEEQSTLNTPVENQRKRKVMSVDLNESDEEDLFKFESKKTCNKKDDNGEKEQVVKTVEAKSTVVEPIKKQLNTTNVFLQKSQNKTQISLNQTEEQPSTSKENRKRPLIQVLNEEDEGNDDDLFSFGDTQKKKARKENDEEDDLFSFKEKEGTTTKKPIRTIELDEDSNDMEPTQQFIVVTKKASIQMPKPKIIPRKISAIEWISGSLGKINIKKENSAVEKNENEDENMVKTESEIKSELDAENTITEDHRKWLESLKDAIEIQQISLNNTIKSVEKSHYKFKNRSNNTADNLNETIPNFKRFVKKYHVPSQNNSIAIKLHLR, from the exons atgtgGTTTATTACACATACAATAAGCG GCGATTCGGTATGTCTCTTGCCGACAAAGCTAAAATATTCCGTAGGACGTATGGGAGCAGACGTTGAACTTCAAGATGAAATTTGTGTGAGTCGTGCCCATGCTGCTTTTCATTTGGTCAAGAGTGAGGAGCAATATAAATTGGAATTGGAAGATTTAGGTTCCAAATATGGTACTTTCCTTAATCAAGACATTGAAACTAATACAGCCTTGGTAAAAGGGCGCAAAATAGGTTTGAAAAACGATGATATAATACGTTTTGGCCGTTTACAAAACATATGGAAAGTCCAGTTTATGACTATAAAAACGGCTATATCTTCGCTGTCCAGAGAGGACACTTTACTACTTCAGAAATATGTTACAGCTTTGGGGGGTAAGATTCTAGATGAATGGTCTTCCGACTGCACACACTTAACAATGACGGATAAATTAATTACCATGAAGCTATTGCATGCACTTGTTGGACAAAAGCTGGTTGTTACGCCCACCTATTGGAAAGATTTACTTAGTGCAGCCAATAGTGTTAGAACACATCTACCTAAACCGGAATCGTAcaaaccagattttgatgatgacgatattaatttaaattgtaatgCCAAGAGACGTTTGCTCTTTAAAGGTTACACATTCGTTTTCTTGAAtcgtaaacattttgaaacgTATAGTCCGATTATAAGGTCAGCTGGTGGAATATGTAAAGATCTGAATTCTGGTGTACAGAAAGCGTTTCTCATTAAGGATAAAGTTGTGGTGGTGGAATATACGCCCTCCACACAAACGCAAAGTTCACAAACTATAAGCACAATTGCAG ACTTTTTAGAATCAAACTCCAAACGTATTATACCAGAATACGAAATTGGCTTTGCTATATTACGCTGTTCCATGAAGATATTTTGCAATCCTTGCTATAAAATGCCTAATACAACACCGGCATTGTTTCCAAGTGAAATGTCAAATGATTCAAATAGGATTGATTTGACTGAGGAACAAAGTACGCCCAGCTTAAATACCGAATCAATGGATTTAGTAATTAgcgaaacaaatgaaaatatggTAACATCAACTCCTTTCATTAATGCGGGAAATACCAATCCCAGCCCGAATAAAGAAGAGCAGTCTACGTTGAATACTCCAGTAGAAAATCAAAGGAAACGTAAAGTAATGAGTGTTGATTTAAATGAAAGTGATGAAGAAGATCtctttaaatttgaatcaaAGAAAACTTGTAATAAAAAAGATGATAATGGGGAAAAGGAACAAGTTGTTAAGACAGTTGAAGCTAAATCTACTGTTGTTGAGCCAATTAAGAAACAACTCAATACCACTAacgtatttttacaaaaatcacaaaataaaacacaaatttcgctcaatCAAACTGAAGAACAGCCCTCAACTAGTAAGGAAAATCGTAAAAGACCTTTAATACAGGTTTTAAATGAAGAAGACGAGGGCAACGATGATGATCTTTTCAGTTTTGGCGACACTCAAAAGAAGAAAGCTCGCAAAGAAAACGACGAAGAAGatgatttgtttagttttaaagaaAAGGAAGGAACTACAACTAAAAAACCAATACGTACCATTGAGTTAGATGAAGACAGCAATGACATGGAGCCCACACAACAATTTATTGTTGTCACTAAAAAGGCCTCCATACAAATGCCTAAACCCAAAATTATTCCTCGTAAAATATCGGCTATAGAGTGGATATCTGGTTCTTTGggtaaaattaatatcaaaaaGGAAAATTCGGCAgtagaaaaaaatgaaaatgaagaCGAAAATATGGTTAAAACCGAATCGGAAATAAAATCAGAGCTCGATGCTGAAAACACCATAACTGAAGATCATCGCAAATGGTTGGAATCACTGAAAGATGCCATTGAAATACAACAAATATCGCTAAACAACACTATCAAAAGTGTTGAAAAGTctcattataaatttaaaaatcgctCAAATAACACTGCAGACAACTTAAATGAGACTATACCAAATTTCAAGAGATTTGTGAag aaaTATCATGTCCCTTCACAAAATAATTCCATCGCTATTAAACTTCATTTACGTTGA
- the Ctr9 gene encoding RNA polymerase-associated protein CTR9 homolog — MSASIEIPLRDTDEVIEVHPDQLPECQEVLSILRQERSQLNTWVNVALAYYKQNKTDDFIRLLETAKNDGNKDYRDFEKDQMRCFDMLAAHYVQEANREKSKDKKRELFMKATNLYTTADKIIMYDQNHLLGRAYFCLLEGDKMEQADAQFNFVLNQSPSNIPSLLGKACIAFNKKDYRGALAFYKKALRTNPNCPANVRMGMGHCFLKMNNPDKAKLAFQRALELDPNCVGALIGLAILKLNLHEPESNKMGVQMLSKAYTIDSTSPMVLNHLANHFFFKKDYQKVQHLALHAFHNTENEAMRAESCYQLARSFHAQCDYDQAFQYYYQSTQIAPANFVLPHYGLGQMYIYRGDTENAAQCFEKVLKIQPGNYETMKILGSLYANSNSQTKRDMAKAHLKKVTEQFPDDVEAWIELAQILEQNDLLASLSAYGTASNILTDKVKVEIPAEILNNVSALQYRMGNLKVAKERLMEALERAKSESPNDTQYYDSISVTMTYNLARLNEAMSCFDVADKLYKDILKKHPNYIDCYLRLGCMARDKGLIFVASDFFKDALNINNDNPDARSLLGNLHLAKMQFALGQKNFETILKNPATSQDAYSLIALGNFSLQTLHQPIKDKEKERKHQDKALTIYKQVLRNDPRNIWATNGIGAVLAHKGCVIEARDIFAQVREATADFSDVWLNIAHVYVEQKQYISAIQMYENCMKKFYKHHNVEVMQYLARAYLRANRLKEAKMVLLKARRVAPQDTVLLFNIAVVLQRLAMAILKDEKSTLEIVLQAVHELELAQKYFQYLSINGDKTRFNIEVAGMEANQCQDLLSQAQYHVARARRIDEEDKTLKLKQEETRMAFKLRQEEERKRREDMLKSSREQMFSKRQEYVEKTKNLIMTLEAPQEKERKKGGGRPRKDDIITDSEGSDAPREGGERPPKQKKKGGGGRKRKATTYDSDSDGGGGGEGRKEKKQKKKTKQSKKIDEKLSAKQRLKIVSKATISTSESDSDGGSGAPKRKRSISRSGSGSGSASDASAGSVKKARKRIVSGSDSDGSKSGTKSRSVSRSRSRSRSGTRSKSGSRSRSRSRSKSGSRSRSASRSKSRSKSGSRSRSNSKSGSDHSRSATPESN, encoded by the exons ATGTCGGCTTCTATAGAAATACCTCTTCGTGATACAGATGAG GTTATAGAGGTGCATCCCGATCAGTTGCCAGAATGCCAAGAAGTCTTGAGCATTTTAAGACAAGAACGTTCCCAATTGAACACTTGGGTTAATGTGGCG TTGGcgtattataaacaaaataaaaccgaTGATTTCATACGATTATTGGAGACCGCCAAGAATGACGGCAACAAAGACTATAGAGACTTTGAGAAAGATCAAATGCGTTGTTTTGACATGTTGGCCGCCCATTATGTACAGGAAGCTAATCGTGAAAAGTCCAAGGACAAGAAAAGAGAATTATTTATGAAGGCCACCAATCTATACACAACGGCCGACAAAATTATCATGTATGACCAGAACCATTTGTTGGGTAGAGCTTATTTTTGCCTTTTGGAAGGTGATAAAATGGAACAAGCAGATGCGCAATTTAACTTTGTATTGAATCAATCACCCTCCAATATTCCCTCGCTGTTGGGCAAAGCATGCATTGCTTTCAATAAAAAGGACTATCGCGGAGCATTGGCTTTTTACAAAAAGGCTTTGCGTACCAATCCCAATTGTCCGGCAAATGTGCGCATGGGCATGGGTCATTGCTTTCTGAAAATGAACAATCCGGATAAAGCCAAATTGGCCTTCCAGCGAGCTTTGGAATTGGATCCCAATTGTGTGGGTGCTTTAATAGGTTTGGCCATTCTCAAGTTAAATCTACACGAGCCTGAATCAAATAAAATGGGTGTTCAGATGTTGTCGAAGGCATACACTATTGATTCGACCAGTCCCATGGTTTTAAATCACTTGGCCAATCATTTCTTCTTCAAAAAAGATTACCAGAAAGTGCAACATTTGGCGTTGCACGCCTTTCACAATACCGAGAACGAGGCCATGCGTGCCGAAAGCTGTTATCAATTGGCTAGAAGCTTTCATGCTCAGTGTGATTATGATCAGGCTTTCCAGTACTATTATCAGTCGACACAGATAGCTCCAGCTAATTTTGTGCTACCGCATTATGGATTGGGTCAGATGTACATCTATAGAGGAGATACTGAAAAT GCCGCCCAATGTTtcgaaaaagtattaaaaatccaACCGGGCAATTATGAAACCATGAAAATTCTTGGATCTCTCTATGCCAACTCAAATTCTCAGACAAAACGTGACATGGCCAAGGCTCATTTGAAAAAAGTTACGGAACAATTCCCGGATGATGTTGAAGCCTGGATTGAATTGGCACAAATTCTAGAACAAAATGATTTGCTAGCCTCGCTCAGTGCCTACGGTACAGCTTCGAATATATTAACGGATAAAGTTAAAGTTGAAATACCAGCAGAAATTCTTAATAATGTTTCGGCTCTGCAGTATCGTATGGGAAATTTGAAAGTTGCTAAAGAACGTCTAATGGAGGCGTTGGAAAGAGCGAAATCGGAGTCACCAAATGACACACAATATTATGATTCTATATCAGTGACCATGACCTATAATTTGGCACGTTTAAATGAGGCCATGAGCTGTTTCGACGTTGCCGATAAATTGtataaagatattttaaagaaacatcCCAACTATATTGACTGTTATTTGCGTTTGGGTTGTATGGCTCGTGATAAAGGTTTGATTTTTGTGGCGTCTGATTTCTTTAAGGATGCTTTAAATATTAACAATGATAATCCAGATGCCAG ATCTTTATTGGGTAATTTGCATTTAGCCAAAATGCAGTTTGCTTTGGGGCAGAAGAATTTTGAAACTATTTTAAAGAATCCCGCTACATCACAAGATGCTTATTCCCTAATTGCTTTGGGTAATTTTTCATTGCAAACTCTACATCAGCCCATTAAGGATAAAGAGAAGGAAAGAAAACATCAAGACAAGGCTTTGACCATTTATAAACAAGTTCTACGCAATGACCCTCGCAATATTTGGGCCACTAACGGCATAGGAGCTGTTTTGGCTCATAAAGGTTGTGTCATCGAAGCTCGTGACATATTTGCTCAAGTACGTGAAGCTACAGCAGATTTTTCTGATGTATGGCTGAATATTGCTCATGTGTATGTGGAGCAAAAGCAATACATCAGTGCCATACAAATGTAcgaaaattgtatgaaaaagtTCTATAAACATCATAACGTTGAGGTGATGCAATATTTAGCCAGAGCTTATCTGAGAGCCAATCGTCTTAAAGAAGCCAAAATGGTGCTACTTAAAGCCAGGAGAGTAGCTCCACAAGACAcg GTTTTGTTATTCAACATTGCTGTAGTTTTACAACGTTTGGCCATGGCCATACTGAAAGATGAAAAATCCACTTTGGAAATTGTCTTACAAGCTGTACATGAATTAGAATTGGCTCAAAA ataCTTTCAATATCTTTCAATTAATGGTGATAAAACTCGTTTCAATATTGAGGTTGCCGGTATGGAGGCCAATCAATGTCAAGATTTATTGTCACAAGCTCAGTATCATGTCGCCAGAGCTCGTCGCATTGACGAAGAGGATAAGACTCTTAAACTTAAACAGGAAGAGACACGTATGGCCTTTAAATTGCGCCAAGAGGAAGAACGTAAACGTCGTGAAGACATGCTTAAATCTTCACGTGAACAAATGTTCTCCAAACGTCAAGAGTATGTTGAAAAGACCAAGAATTTAATTATGACTCTGGAAGCGCCACAGGAAAAGGAACGCAAAAAAG GAGGAGGACGACCCCGCAAGGATGACATTATTACAGATTCTGAAGGCAGTGATGCGCCTAGGGAAGGAGGCGAACGTCCACCCAAACAAAAGAAGAAAGGTGGTGGTGGACGTAAGCGCAAAGCCACCACTTATGATAGTGACAgtgatggtggtggtggtggcgaGGGACgcaaagaaaagaaacaaaagaagaaaacGAAACAGAGCAAAAAGATCGATGAAAAACTTTCAGCCAAACAGCGGTTGAAGATTGTTTCCAAAGCCACTATATCCACCAGCGAATCGGACAGCGATGGCGGAAGTGGAGCCCCTAAACGTAAACGAAGTATCAGTCGTTCTGGTAGTGGCAGCGGTAGTGCTTCAGATGCCAGTGCTGGTAGTGTTAAAAAAGCACGCAAACGCATAGTCTCAGGCAGTGATTCGGATGGTTCAAAATCGGGCACAAAATCCAGATCGGTATCAAGATCTCGATCACGTTCTCGTTCGGGAACACGTTCCAAATCAGGCAGCCGTTCGCGCAGTCGTTCCAGATCAAAATCCGGTTCACGTTCTCGATCTGCCAGTCGCTCCAAATCACGTTCAAAATCTGGTTCCAGATCACGATCAAACTCCAAGTCCGGTTCGGACCATAGCCGCTCAGCTACACCGGAAAGTAATTAG
- the Hsp67Bc gene encoding heat shock protein 67B3, producing MANLPFVLNFDPHPFYNPDIFPNNVYRRLHTRHHHPIDMHTMGLITALAPHIRQLEANGKSKEDLAHVPIKGLNKDKDHDFAIHIDVGLFEPEELNVKIVNDHLIIEGKHEEREADDIGFVSRHFVRRYELPKGHNPDAIVCKLSSDGVLSVMLPKSNEEPKERIIPIQQTGPNDLFLKNKKENGEKDKTKNGEEKQ from the coding sequence atggcCAATTTaccatttgtattaaatttcgaTCCACATCCTTTTTATAATCCGGACATATTTCCAAATAATGTCTATCGTCGTTTGCATACGAGACATCATCATCCCATTGATATGCATACAATGGGTTTGATTACGGCACTGGCTCCACACATCCGCCAGTTGGAGGCGAATGGTAAGTCGAAGGAAGACCTGGCACATGTACCAATAAAAGGTCTTAACAAAGACAAAGATCACGATTTTGCCATACACATTGATGTGGGACTCTTTGAGCCCGAGGAATTAAATGTGAAAATCGTGAACGACCATTTAATCATTGAGGGTAAGCACGAGGAACGCGAGGCCGATGACATAGGTTTTGTTTCTCGACACTTTGTACGTCGTTATGAGCTGCCCAAGGGTCACAACCCCGATGCTATTGTCTGTAAACTGTCCTCGGATGGGGTATTGAGCGTAATGCTACCCAAGTCAAATGAAGAGCCAAAAGAGCGTATTATACCCATACAGCAGACGGGTCCGAATGATTTGTTTCTAAAGAACAAGAAGGAAAATGGCGAAAAGGATAAAACTAAGAATGGTGAAGAAAAACAGTAA
- the LOC135953855 gene encoding uncharacterized protein LOC135953855, which produces MSNNTLQNFEELPTSAKRKRVLAAVAQELVTSEDDDNVADGMDICDIMENHTLHQRQTTTSSALHALGETIRNTLLEINDIREQNRERRHRELLQILAKMAQQESPTKNVHDNSKVSNINNEIITNEQQVNNYVIEQDQVTMNSSTSKSDTNSKQTEFNEVLKSQKTVVDNATLVQKKSENYIKILPKLQKTSSNIQQVSNIKNANSKKELQNMRAEMLEIQRKKMEDRERKMREFLQMQNM; this is translated from the coding sequence ATGAGCAATAATACTttgcaaaattttgaagaacTTCCTACTTCGGCCAAACGCAAAAGGGTGTTGGCAGCGGTGGCACAGGAGCTGGTTACCAGCGAGGATGATGATAATGTTGCTGATGGTATGGATATCTGTGATATAATGGAAAACCATACACTTCATCAAAGGCAAACAACAACTTCTAGTGCTTTACACGCACTCGGTGAAACAATTAGAAATACGTTATTGGAAATCAATGACATACGAGAACAAAATCGCGAACGTAGACATAGGGAACTATTGCAGATTCTTGCAAAAATGGCGCAACAGGAAAGTCCGACTAAAAATGTACATGATAATTCAAAAgtatcaaatataaataatgaaataataaccAATGAACAACAGGTGAACAACTATGTTATTGAACAAGACCAAGTTACAATGAACAGCTCGACTTCAAAATCTGACACTAATTCGAAACAAACTGAGTTTAACGAAGTGTTAAAATCTCAAAAGACTGTTGTTGATAACGCTACATTGGTTcagaaaaaatctgaaaattatataaaaatcttgccaaaacttcaaaaaactagTAGTAATATCCAGCAAGTGagtaatattaaaaatgctAATTCCAAGAAGGAATTACAAAATATGCGTGCTGAAATGTTAGAGATacagcgaaaaaaaatggaagacCGTGAACGGAAAATGAGAGAAtttttgcaaatgcaaaatatgtaa